From the genome of Gracilinanus agilis isolate LMUSP501 chromosome 2, AgileGrace, whole genome shotgun sequence, one region includes:
- the LOC123235157 gene encoding neutrophil gelatinase-associated lipocalin-like isoform X2 has product MAVSLLWMGLALLGVLQSQAQPEPKIPAPDLSRVPLQDNFQLDRFQGKWFVVGVAGNAFTREDQGQFKMYSTAFDLQKDDTYRVTFKVLRDDECERFVRTYVQKGQRGHFALGNLKSYGLQDYIIRVVRTNYNEYAIMYFKKTLNNVDYFKIVLYGRRDDLRPELKKDFTNFVKTLRLTDENIVFPVKINTCIYDA; this is encoded by the exons ATGGCTGTGAGTCTCTTATGGATGGGGTTGGCCCTGCTTGGAGTGCTGCAGAGCCAGGCCCAGCCTGAGCCCAAGATCCCTGCCCCAGACCTGTCCAGAGTCCCTCTGCAGGATAACTTCCAACTAGACCGG TTTCAAGGGAAATGGTTTGTCGTTGGCGTGGCAGGGAATGCCTTCACAAGGGAAGACCAGGGACAATTTAAGATGTATTCCACAGCCTTTGACTTACAGAAAGACGATACCTACAGGGTCACCTTCAAAGTACTCAG GGATGATGAATGTGAAAGATTTGTGAGAACTTATGTTCAGAAGGGTCAACGGGGCCATTTCGCCTTGGGCAACCTCAAAA GTTATGGTCTGCAGGATTATATTATCAGAGTGGTAAGAACCAATTATAACGAGTACGCCATCATGTACTTTAAGAAGACTTTGAATAACGTTGACTACTTCAAGATCGTTCTGTATG GGAGAAGAGATGATCTGAGACCTGAACTGAAGAAAGACTTCACTAACTTTGTCAAGACATTGCGACTCACTGATGAAAACATCGTCTTCCCAGTAAAAAtca ATACTTGCATTTATGATGCCTGA
- the LOC123235157 gene encoding neutrophil gelatinase-associated lipocalin-like isoform X1, whose protein sequence is MAVSLLWMGLALLGVLQSQAQPEPKIPAPDLSRVPLQDNFQLDRFQGKWFVVGVAGNAFTREDQGQFKMYSTAFDLQKDDTYRVTFKVLRDDECERFVRTYVQKGQRGHFALGNLKSYGLQDYIIRVVRTNYNEYAIMYFKKTLNNVDYFKIVLYGRRDDLRPELKKDFTNFVKTLRLTDENIVFPVKISKKKIQKKKRKGRVNERKE, encoded by the exons ATGGCTGTGAGTCTCTTATGGATGGGGTTGGCCCTGCTTGGAGTGCTGCAGAGCCAGGCCCAGCCTGAGCCCAAGATCCCTGCCCCAGACCTGTCCAGAGTCCCTCTGCAGGATAACTTCCAACTAGACCGG TTTCAAGGGAAATGGTTTGTCGTTGGCGTGGCAGGGAATGCCTTCACAAGGGAAGACCAGGGACAATTTAAGATGTATTCCACAGCCTTTGACTTACAGAAAGACGATACCTACAGGGTCACCTTCAAAGTACTCAG GGATGATGAATGTGAAAGATTTGTGAGAACTTATGTTCAGAAGGGTCAACGGGGCCATTTCGCCTTGGGCAACCTCAAAA GTTATGGTCTGCAGGATTATATTATCAGAGTGGTAAGAACCAATTATAACGAGTACGCCATCATGTACTTTAAGAAGACTTTGAATAACGTTGACTACTTCAAGATCGTTCTGTATG GGAGAAGAGATGATCTGAGACCTGAACTGAAGAAAGACTTCACTAACTTTGTCAAGACATTGCGACTCACTGATGAAAACATCGTCTTCCCAGTAAAAAtcagtaagaaaaaaattcaaaaaaagaaaaggaaaggaagagttaATGAGAGAAAAGAGTGA